The Benincasa hispida cultivar B227 chromosome 9, ASM972705v1, whole genome shotgun sequence genome has a segment encoding these proteins:
- the LOC120087212 gene encoding uncharacterized membrane protein At4g09580, which produces MAASRNVGVRDEEKLKEDDSPTAKKPKFERFPLTKWELAAALGIFLVCSIGLVCVYLTMPSAEYQSVKLPRTLSDLRVLKDLFANYAKDHPAQFILGYCSTYIFMQTFMIPGTIFMSLLAGALFGVIRGLLLVVFNATAGASSCFFLSKLIGRPLVYWMWPEKLKFFQAEIAKHREKLLNYMLFLRITPTLPNLFINLASPIVDIPFHVFFLATLIGLVPASYITVRAGLALGDLKSVKDLYDFKTLSVLFFIGFISILPTLLKRKRVYE; this is translated from the exons ATGGCGGCTTCGAGGAATGTGGGGGTGAGGGATGAGGAGAAACTGAAGGAAGATGACTCTCCGACGGCCAAGAAGCCTAAATTTGAGAGGTTTCCATTGACGAAGTGGGAGCTAGCGGCGGCTCTCGGCATCTTCCTTGTCTGCTCCATTGGCCTTGTCTGTGTGTACTTGACGATGCCCTCTGCAGAATACCAGAGCGTTAAGCTCCCACGAACGCTTTCAGATCTTCGGGTGCTTAA GGATCTCTTTGCAAATTATGCCAAAGATCATCCAGCACAATTCATTCTAGGTTATTGCTCCACCTACATATTCATGCAAACATTCATGATTCCTGGAACAATTTTCATGTCATTGCTTGCTGGAGCTCTATTTGGTGTTATCAGAGGGCTTCTGTTAGTTGTCTTTAATGCAACAGCTGGTGCATCCTCTTGCTTTTTTCTCTCTAAGTTGATTGGAAGACCTCTAGTTTATTGGATGTGGCCTGAAAAGTTGAAATTTTTCCAGGCAGAG ATAGCAAAGCATCGGGAAAAGCTACTTAATTATATGCTTTTTCTAAGAATAACACCAACATTACCGAACCTTTTCATCAACTTGGCTTCACCTATTGTTGACATCccatttcatgttttcttcttGGCAACTTTAATTGGCCTTGTTCCAGCATCCTATATCACAGTCAGA GCTGGACTTGCACTTGGAGATCTGAAATCAGTGAAGGATTTATACGATTTCAAAACTTTGTCTGTGCTTTTCTTTATTGGCTTTATCTCCATTCTACCTACACTTCTAAAGAGGAAGCGAGTATACGAATGA